In a single window of the Streptomyces sp. CGMCC 4.7035 genome:
- the gnd gene encoding phosphogluconate dehydrogenase (NAD(+)-dependent, decarboxylating) — MQLGLIGLGKMGGNMRERIRRAGHTVIGYDRNPDVSDVKSLTELVEKLEGPRVVWVMVPAGAPTQSVIDELKSLLSPGDVVVDGGNSRWTDDEKHAEELGAKGIGFVDAGVSGGVWGLENGYALMVGGDKEHVDRLRPIFDALKPEGPYGYVHAGKVGAGHFSKMVHNGIEYAMMQAYAEGWELLEKVDSVTDVREVFRSWQEGTVIRSWLLDLAVNALDEDEHLDKLRGYAEDSGEGRWTVEAAIDNAVPLPAITASLFARFASRQDDSPQMKMIAALRNQFGGHAVESAE; from the coding sequence ATGCAGCTCGGACTCATCGGTCTCGGCAAGATGGGCGGCAACATGCGCGAGCGGATCCGCCGCGCCGGCCACACCGTCATCGGCTACGACCGCAACCCGGACGTCTCGGACGTCAAGAGCCTGACCGAACTGGTCGAGAAGCTCGAAGGCCCCCGCGTGGTCTGGGTGATGGTCCCGGCCGGCGCCCCCACCCAGTCCGTCATCGACGAACTGAAGAGCCTCCTGTCGCCCGGCGATGTGGTCGTCGACGGCGGCAACTCCCGCTGGACGGACGACGAGAAGCACGCCGAGGAACTGGGCGCCAAGGGCATCGGCTTCGTCGACGCCGGTGTCTCCGGCGGCGTCTGGGGCCTGGAGAACGGCTACGCCCTGATGGTCGGCGGCGACAAGGAGCACGTCGACCGGCTCCGGCCGATCTTCGACGCGCTCAAGCCGGAAGGCCCCTACGGCTACGTCCACGCGGGCAAGGTCGGCGCCGGGCACTTCTCGAAGATGGTCCACAACGGCATCGAGTACGCGATGATGCAGGCCTACGCCGAGGGCTGGGAGCTGCTGGAGAAGGTCGACTCCGTCACCGATGTGCGCGAGGTCTTCCGCTCCTGGCAGGAGGGCACGGTCATCCGTTCCTGGCTGCTGGACCTCGCGGTCAATGCCCTCGACGAGGACGAGCACCTGGACAAGCTGCGCGGCTACGCCGAGGACTCCGGCGAGGGCCGCTGGACCGTCGAGGCCGCCATCGACAACGCGGTGCCGCTGCCCGCGATCACCGCGTCGCTGTTCGCGCGGTTCGCGTCCCGGCAGGACGACTCGCCGCAGATGAAGATGATCGCGGCGCTGCGCAACCAGTTCGGCGGCCACGCCGTCGAGTCCGCCGAGTAG
- a CDS encoding histidine phosphatase family protein gives MGDLLLVRHGETEWSLSGQHTSWTDLPLTQRGEEQAKSLAPLLAGRTFALTLTSPRHRAIRTAELAGLTDLVIEPDLHEWDYGPYEGVATRDIHRTDPDWCLWTDGVPAGPPEHPGESPDEVAARADRVLARVAPALAEGDVILVAHGHFLRVLTARRLGLSAAEGRLFQLGTGTVSRLSTEHGWPVISQWNSTGTSEAAHRPAPAAA, from the coding sequence GTGGGCGACCTCCTGCTGGTCCGCCACGGCGAAACCGAGTGGAGTCTGTCGGGACAGCACACCAGCTGGACCGACCTCCCGCTCACCCAGCGGGGCGAGGAACAGGCCAAGTCCCTCGCCCCCCTGCTCGCCGGACGTACCTTCGCTCTGACTCTCACCAGCCCCCGCCACCGGGCAATACGCACGGCTGAACTCGCCGGTCTGACGGACCTCGTGATCGAACCCGATCTGCACGAGTGGGACTACGGCCCCTACGAGGGCGTCGCCACCCGCGACATACACCGCACCGACCCCGACTGGTGCCTGTGGACCGACGGGGTGCCGGCCGGGCCGCCCGAGCACCCGGGCGAGTCGCCGGACGAGGTGGCGGCGCGCGCCGACCGGGTACTGGCCCGCGTCGCACCCGCGCTCGCCGAGGGCGATGTGATCCTTGTGGCCCACGGTCACTTCCTGCGCGTCCTGACCGCTCGCCGTCTCGGCCTCTCGGCGGCCGAGGGGCGCCTGTTCCAGCTCGGGACGGGAACGGTCAGCCGGCTGTCCACCGAGCACGGCTGGCCCGTGATCTCGCAATGGAACAGCACCGGAACCTCCGAGGCCGCGCACCGGCCGGCTCCGGCGGCGGCATAG
- the opcA gene encoding glucose-6-phosphate dehydrogenase assembly protein OpcA, which produces MKIDLTDTTASKINKALVQGRRALGTPAVGMVLTMVIVTDEENAYDSIKAAEEASHEHPSRTLVVIKRHSRTSRDRTRSHLDAEVRVGADAGTGETVVLRMYGEVSDHADSVVLPLLLPDAPVVVWWPVDAPDNPSKDPLGALAQRRITDLYAVEDPLAVLATRVDTYAPGDTDLAWTRLTPWRSLLAAALDQARMKVTSAAVEAEAENPAAELLARWLGTRLQVPVERIVTAGPVVTAVRLGTEKGEIVIDRPEGPLATLHLPGQPPRTMALKVRPTSELIAEELRRLDADDMYAIALRGEGPKENAHHV; this is translated from the coding sequence ATGAAGATCGACCTGACCGACACCACGGCAAGCAAGATCAACAAGGCGCTGGTGCAGGGCCGCCGCGCCCTCGGCACCCCCGCCGTGGGCATGGTCCTGACGATGGTCATCGTGACCGACGAGGAGAACGCCTACGACTCGATCAAGGCGGCCGAGGAGGCCTCGCACGAGCACCCCTCGCGCACCCTGGTCGTCATCAAGCGGCACTCCCGCACCTCGCGCGACCGCACCCGGTCGCACCTGGACGCGGAGGTCCGGGTGGGCGCCGACGCCGGCACCGGCGAGACGGTCGTGCTGCGCATGTACGGCGAGGTGTCCGACCACGCCGACTCGGTGGTCCTGCCGCTGCTGCTGCCGGACGCGCCCGTCGTCGTGTGGTGGCCGGTGGACGCGCCGGACAACCCGTCCAAGGACCCGCTGGGCGCCCTCGCCCAGCGCCGGATCACCGACCTGTACGCCGTCGAGGACCCGCTGGCCGTGCTGGCGACCCGGGTCGACACGTACGCGCCGGGCGACACCGACCTGGCCTGGACCCGGCTGACGCCGTGGCGGTCGCTGCTGGCCGCCGCTCTCGACCAGGCCCGTATGAAGGTGACCTCCGCGGCCGTGGAGGCCGAGGCCGAGAACCCGGCCGCCGAGCTGCTGGCCCGCTGGCTGGGTACCCGGCTCCAGGTGCCCGTGGAGCGGATCGTCACCGCCGGACCGGTCGTCACGGCCGTACGCCTCGGCACCGAGAAGGGCGAGATCGTCATCGACCGCCCCGAGGGCCCGCTGGCCACACTTCACCTGCCGGGCCAGCCCCCGCGCACCATGGCGCTGAAGGTGCGCCCCACCTCCGAACTGATCGCCGAGGAGCTGCGCCGCCTCGACGCGGACGACATGTACGCCATCGCCCTGCGCGGCGAGGGCCCCAAGGAGAACGCCCACCATGTCTGA
- the pgi gene encoding glucose-6-phosphate isomerase — MSDHPRLIRRPEWTALEDHRAGALLHPDLREMFDRDPERAERYTVRVGDLLVDYSKNLINDETLALLQELATATDVFGLRDAMFHGERINITEDRAVLHTALRAPRNAVIEVDGENVVPQVHAVLDKMTAFADRVRSGEWTGHTGKRIRNVVNIGIGGSDLGPAMAYEALRAYSDRSLTFRFVSNVDGADLHEAVRDLDPAETLFIVASKTFTTIETITNATSARTWLLKGLDGDEKAVAKHFVALSTNAGKVAEFGIDPDNMFEFWDWVGGRYSYDSAIGLSLMIAIGPERFREMLDGFHLVDEHFRTAPAEANAPLILGLLGIWYGNFFGAQSHAVLPYSHYLSKFTAYLQQLDMESNGKSVDRDGHPVEWQTGPVVWGTPGTNGQHAYYQLLHQGTKVIPADLIGFANPVDELSDELKAQHDLLMANLFAQGQALAFGKTAAEVRAEGVPEAQVPHRTFRGNHPTTTILAAELTPSVLGQLIALYEHKVFVQGAVWNIDSFDQWGVELGKVLAKRVEPALTEGAHVPGLDASTTALVAAYRTLRKK, encoded by the coding sequence ATGTCTGACCACCCCAGGCTCATCCGCCGCCCCGAGTGGACGGCCCTGGAGGACCACCGCGCGGGGGCGCTGCTCCACCCGGACCTGCGTGAGATGTTCGACCGGGACCCCGAGCGGGCCGAGCGTTACACCGTGCGCGTCGGCGACCTGCTCGTCGACTACTCCAAGAACCTGATCAACGACGAGACCCTCGCCCTGCTCCAGGAACTGGCCACCGCCACCGACGTGTTCGGGCTGCGCGACGCCATGTTCCACGGCGAGAGGATCAACATCACCGAGGACCGCGCGGTCCTGCACACCGCGCTGCGCGCCCCGCGGAACGCGGTGATCGAGGTCGACGGCGAGAACGTGGTGCCCCAGGTCCACGCGGTGCTCGACAAGATGACGGCCTTCGCCGACCGCGTCCGCTCGGGCGAGTGGACCGGCCACACCGGCAAGCGGATCCGCAATGTCGTCAACATCGGCATCGGCGGCTCCGACCTCGGCCCCGCGATGGCGTACGAGGCACTGCGCGCCTACTCCGACCGCTCACTGACCTTCCGGTTCGTCTCCAACGTGGACGGCGCGGACCTGCACGAGGCGGTCAGGGACCTGGACCCGGCGGAGACTCTGTTCATCGTCGCGTCCAAGACGTTCACCACGATCGAGACGATCACCAACGCGACCTCCGCCAGGACCTGGCTGCTCAAGGGGCTGGACGGCGACGAAAAGGCGGTCGCCAAGCACTTCGTCGCCCTGTCGACGAACGCCGGGAAGGTCGCCGAGTTCGGCATCGACCCTGACAACATGTTCGAGTTCTGGGACTGGGTCGGCGGCCGCTACTCCTACGACTCGGCGATCGGCCTGTCCTTGATGATCGCGATCGGCCCGGAGCGGTTCCGCGAGATGCTCGACGGCTTCCACCTCGTCGACGAGCACTTCCGCACCGCGCCCGCCGAGGCCAACGCGCCGCTGATCCTGGGCCTGCTGGGCATCTGGTACGGCAATTTCTTCGGCGCCCAGTCGCACGCGGTGCTGCCGTACTCCCACTACCTGTCCAAGTTCACCGCCTACCTCCAGCAGCTCGACATGGAGTCCAACGGCAAGTCGGTGGACCGCGACGGGCACCCGGTGGAGTGGCAGACCGGCCCGGTGGTGTGGGGTACGCCCGGCACCAACGGCCAGCACGCCTACTACCAGCTGCTCCACCAGGGCACCAAGGTGATCCCGGCCGACCTGATCGGCTTCGCGAACCCGGTCGACGAGCTGAGCGACGAACTCAAGGCGCAGCACGACCTGTTGATGGCCAACCTGTTCGCGCAGGGCCAGGCCCTCGCCTTCGGCAAGACGGCCGCCGAGGTACGGGCGGAGGGTGTACCGGAGGCGCAGGTGCCGCACCGCACCTTCCGTGGCAACCACCCCACCACCACGATCCTCGCCGCCGAGCTGACCCCCTCGGTCCTCGGCCAGCTCATCGCCCTCTACGAGCACAAGGTGTTCGTCCAGGGCGCCGTCTGGAACATCGACTCCTTCGACCAGTGGGGCGTCGAGCTCGGCAAGGTCCTCGCCAAGCGCGTCGAGCCCGCGCTGACCGAGGGCGCGCACGTCCCCGGCCTCGATGCCTCCACCACCGCCCTCGTGGCCGCTTACCGCACACTCAGGAAGAAGTGA